Genomic window (Planococcus sp. MSAK28401):
CCCTATTGCCGATGACTATGAACTCGGCGCCCACTTGCTTACGCAAATACTCAGCGAGCGGCTGGATTTGCAGCGCCGGCTCCTCGTCATCCATCGCTTCGACGATCGTTGGCATAGCCGAAATGCCGATCGCCGTTTCCTGCGCTCGCTGGCCGATGTTCTCTTTGATTTCCGCAATTTCCTGATAGCTCAAAATCCCGCCGAAGACTACTGTCGTCAATAGCACGAGCGAAGTCGTCAGCAGGATGATTTTGGTTTGCAGCGATAATTTTTTCATGGCACCCGTCTCCTGTATAGACCATTTTTCATTAAATGTAGTCTACCATATCCCGAAACGGCCGAAAGAGAAAATTCTTAGAATTCTCTAAAAACACCAATTTTCCAATAAAAAGCCCTGTTCTCCAAAACGGAAAATCAGGGCTTCGCTTTATGCTCTTGTAATATCGGCTTCCAGTTCCACTGCGACATTGCCTTGGATGGCGCGTGTGATCATGCAAGAAGACTCCGCTTTTTCCGCGAGTTTGTGCGCCAGCTTGAATTCCTTCTCCCCTGCCTCTGGCGACAAGACGACTTTCGGGCGGTGGATGATCTTTTTATAGGTGATGACGCCATTTTCGACTTCCACGATTCCTTCCGACTCCATCGTCAGCGATTCTTTCGCCAGCTTGCTGCGCTCCATCATCGCGGCGAGCGTGATGATATAGCAGGTCGCTGCTGCACCAAGCAGCATTTCGTCGGGATTGGTGCCGGCTCCTGGGCCGTCCATTTCGGGGGGGATCGAGATTTGTGTCTTCAGATTCCCTGTTTCGATGGTCCCGACATCATTACGGTTGCCGGGCCAGTCTGCTGTTAAATGAAAACTATGCAAAGCCATTGCTGTTTCCTCCTGTTCTATTCCCAATCTTCCATATCTTCGCTTCGCGGCATCGCTGTGATGGCTCCCGCCCGTGTTGCACAAAGAGCCCCAAGCTTATTGCCGAAGTCAGCGCAAGCAATCAGTTGTTGCTGGTTTTTTGGCATGCCGTTTAAATGGACATGGCGGATGATGCCTGCCATGAATGCATCCCCGGCCCCCGTCGTATCTACAGGCTTGACCGGCTCAACCGGTACATGGGTCGTCTCGTCTTTGAATACCGCGTGCGTGCCATGCTCCCCGTCCGTGACAAAAACGACAGGAAGCCCGTAAGCTTTGAGGCGCTCGATGCCTGCTTCCATTGAATCAGCTTCCATGAGGAACAATAATTCTTCGACTGTCAGTTTCAAAATATCCGCCTGCGGCAAAAAGCGCAGGACGGTCTGACGGCACAGCTCCTCGCTTTCCCAGCGCAGCGGCCGGATATTGACATCGTATGAACAAATTACGCCGTGAGACTTCGCCAATTCCAAAGCCTGCGCCGTCGTTTCACGCGCTTCCGGATGGAAAAGCGTTCCTGAGCAAAAATGGAACAAACTCGCAGATTCGAACGCTTTATCCGCCAGTTCGTCTGCCTTTACTTGCAAATCAGGCGTTTCATTATCATAGGAAGCAAAGACGCGGTCGTTCGTTTCCGTTAAATGAATATACACCCCGCTGATGCGCTTTTCCGGACGTTTAATTGAATGCGTCAAATCGACGCCTTCCGCCCGCAACGCCTGGCAGAAAAAGTCCGAAATCTCATCATCCCCGGTGATCGTGATGAATGCCGATGGAACGCCGAGGCGGCTGACGCCGGCAGAGACGTTGACGGTGGCGCCTCCGAGATACAGATCGAATAAATCGTTGTTTTTAGTGGATGCGATATAATCGACAAACGCGTCGCCGTAAGTCAGGACGTGCCTGTTAGCTTCCATAATCCTCTCCCTTTCTCCAAAGAACCCTTGCCCGCTACCTTATTTGCAGCGGCCTGTTGAAATTCACTTTCCCTATTATTTCAGCAGAAAACGGGCGAGGCAAGAAAAAAGCCTGAAAAGCGCGGAGCACCGGCATTTCCGCATAAAAAAGCAGCCGAAGAAAATATCTCTCCGGCTGGGTTCTCCTATTATTCAGCCATCCACTCCGGTTTTCCGAAGCCTTCGAATTGCTCATCAATGACCGTTTCAAATTCTTCCGACTCGACGATTTCGATCAAATCACCTGCCCGAGCGAGGGCTTGTCAATGCGATTTTTCAAACTTTTTGTACAATGGGACGCGGCGGTCATCAAATACCGGAATGCGGCCACGCACTTCGTCTACTTCCGAGAGATCGATATCGGTGTAGCCGATGCCTTGTTCTTGCCCCATGTCCATCCGCACTTCTCCCCACGGCGCGATGACCATCGAATGGCCGCCGAACTCATTTTTCGGGTCGCTGCCGATGCGGTTCGCAGCGATGATGAAGCACTGATTCTCGATCGCGCGCGCCTGCAATAGGATACGCCAATGATCAATGCGTGCTGCGGGCCATTCCGCGGGCACGAAGATGGCCTTCGCACCGTTCAGCACTTGCGCTCTCAGCCATTCCGGAAAGCGGATGTCGTAGCAAATAACGCCTCCGTATGTTTCTCCGGCCAGTTCGAATGTGCCGAGCGACTCGCCTTCCTCGAGATGGATATGCTCGTCCATCAAGCCAAAGCGATGCGCTTTATCATACTCCGAAACGAGCGCGCCTGTTTGGTCGACCACATACATTGTGTTATAGAAACCATCTTCTTTTTTCGTGGAGACCGAGCCCCCGACGATATGGACCTTATGCTCTTTGGCGAATCGTTTCAAGAAATCCACGGTTCGGCCATTGCTATCCGCCAGTTCGTCCAGCTGTGTTAACGCATATCCAGTGTTCCACATTTCAGGCAGGACGATGAGCTCCGCACCATTTTCTGCCGCTTCTTCCAAATAGTTTTTTACACGCTGAAAATTCATTTCGGGCTCTCCGAAAGCGATATCCATCTGCACACAAGCGATTTTCATGTTCTCTCCCCCTGTAGACAGTTTAGCTTAAACTCTATAAGATTTAAGGTAGAAGTGCAATTATTTAAAAAATGAGGAGGATTTCATGGACTTTTCAAATCGCTTACAAAATCTTCCTGATCAATTTTTCGCCCTGCTTGTTGCAAAAACGGCACAAGCAGTCGAAGAAGGACGAGATGTCATCAATTTCGGCCAGGGCAACCCGGATCAGCCCACGCCTGCGCATATAGTCAAGGCCATGCAACAAGCGGTAGCCGATCCTCAAACACATCGCTATTCGCCGTTTCGCGGCCTCAGTTCATTGAGGAAAGCCGCTGCGGATTTCTACAAAAAAGAATACGATGTCGATATCGATCCTGATTTGGAAGTCGCTATTTTGTCCGGAACGAAAATCGGTTTTATCGAATTGCCGCTTGCGCTGCTGAACCCGGGCGATTCGCTGCTGTTGCCGGATCCGGGCTATCCTGATTACCTGTCAGCCGCACCGCTTGCGGATATCGAATTTGATTTAATGAAACTGAAACAGGAAACCGGCTATCTTCCCGACTACAACGATGTGACAGCCGCCGCGAAAGCACGCGCCAAACTGATGTACTTGAACTATCCAAACAACCCGACAGGCGCGACAGCAGACATTGCGTTTTTCGATGAAACGATTCAGTTTGCCAAAGAAAACGGCATCGGGGTTGTACATGACTTTGCTTATGGCCGCATTGGCTTTGATGGTAAGAAGCCGGTCAGCTTCCTGCAATCAAAAGGCGCCAAAGATATCGGCATTGAAATGTATACCTTGTCCAAAACGTATAATATGGCCGGATGGCGCATCGGCTTTGCGGTGGGCAATGCCAAAATGATCGAAGCACTCAACCTCATCCAAGACCATTTGTTCGCCGGCGTCTTTCCGGCTGTCCAACTGGCCGCTGTAGAAGCATTAAACAGCAGTCAGCAATGCGTCGAGGAACTGAATGCACTATATGAAAAAAGACGCCAGACGCTGGTGGATGAATGCCGCCGGATCGGTTGGGAATTCGAAGCGCCGAAGGGATCATTTTTCGCCTGGTTGCCTGTCCCGGAAGGCTATACGAGCATCGAGTTCTCTGACCTGCTGCTCGACAAAGTCGACATCGCCGTGGCGCCGGGCAGTGGATTTGGCCCTGGCGGAGAAGGCTTCGTTCGCGTCGGGCTATTGGTCGATGAACAGCGCATTATAGAAGCAATCCAGCGAATCGAGAAATTGGGTATTTTCACTAAATAGGCAAAAAAAAGAAGGCATTGCGCCTTCTTTTTTTTATTTTTTATTAACTACCATTTCCATATCCCAATACAGGTCGGAACTGAAGCGGTCGTCTTGATGCACTTGGGCAGCCAGCACATTCTCGCCATCTTTGAGATGCGCCAGGGCTTCTTCGTCCAAGTAGATGCGTTCGATTCGATCTTCGCTGCCAACGTCTTCATCGCTCACCGCTTCCTGATAGTCCTCAAAACCGAACTCACCGGTCTCCGGAATATTGAAGCGCATAATTTCTTCTCCGTTCAAATACAGGATGACCGCATCATCAACACCGAATTCCACATATCCGAGGTCGCCGATTTCTTCCGCATCTTCCACTTCAAATGCGGCTCTGAAATACGTCAATGCGATTTTTTCGGTCTCATCTCCGCCGTAACCGACGAGCGTTTCCACAGGACCGAATTCCGGCCGTTCTTCATCTTCCGGAAATCCTAACGGGCCAGCGCCTTGCACCCACTCACTGTCATCGAAACCGGCTTCAATCCAGTCTTTTTTCTGGTCACTGCCATCGTCCAAATAACGCCACTCGCTGCCTGCTTCGAGCAGCGCGATTTCTTCGTGTGCCACCAATTCGAATTCAATCGCATTGCTTTCCCATACTTCATCGCCATCTTTTACTTCCGCAAATACCTCCACTTTTCCAGGATCCGCACCTTCTGCTGCCAGGACTTTCCCGTCTTTTATTTGGATATCCTCACTGCTCGTGCGGTACGTGACCGAGTCAGGCGAAATATCGTATTGCCCGCCTTCGATGTTTTCGCCTTTAAGCTTCAATTCCGTTTCCGGATAAAAAGAATTCTCTTCCGTAGCCAGCACGGTGCTGCTTGCTTCGAGCTCCACTTTTTCAAGCGCCGGCACGACCGTTTCGATGGACGGGTCTTTAATGATCTCGTATTCATCGACCAGTTCTTCCGTATCCGTTCGATAAGTCTCAAAGCGCAAACGTGTCGGCTCGACTTGGATATTCATATAAGTCGGCACGCCCCATTGTTCACGCACTGCCGAATACGGTTCGCGCTCAGTCTGCATGCCATAGAATTTACTGCCGCTCGCCGTGTTCCCTGTAATATAGACGGTGCCTTCCGGATTGACCGGCACCTCGCCATCCATCATATGATTTTTCAAGGGCTGAAAGTTCTCCATCTGATATGTTCTCACATAGGAATGGTCGTGTCCCATCAATACCGCATCAAAGCCGAGTTCGTCGATTGTCGGCACGAGCTGATCGCGCAAGTTCAGCACCACTTCACTTTGCGAATGTGCAGCGGCGCTATAGATTGAATGATGGAAAACGAGAATTTTCCATTTCCAGTCCCGCCCGGCAGTCGCTTCAGCTGTTTCCTCCATGAACTGAATATGCTCTTCCGGATTCTGGCTATTGGAATTCAAATTCATGAACAAGGTATCCCCGTAAGAGAAATAATAATCACCACCGGAGTTATCGTAATTGCCGAGTTCCAAGTTTTCATTCGGCACATTGAAATGATAGGCGTAATGATAGGTATCGTCATGGTTGCCGATGGTGGTAGCCGTTGGATAATTGCGCAGCGGCTCAGGCGCGAAATAAGCCGCGTATTCTTTTTCGGAATAGCGGGCATCGACCTGATCGCCTGCCGATAGGATGAAGCTTGAGTCCGGACTGCGGTCAATCGCTTGGCGCAAAGTTTTTCCCCAACCTCTTTGGTCTTCTGCAATATCGCCAGACGCGCCGATTTGCGGATCAGCAACCATCACAAATTCATATGACGAAGGATCTTTAGTCTGGAAATGAAAAGCTTGTGTCCAATTGCCACGCCCATCCCCTAGACGGTACATATAATCTGTTTCATTTTCGAGCTGAGTAATTACTGCTTCATGAGCAGAATAGCCATAAGTAGCATTTTTTAATGATGCTTCGACCGTTACCGCAGCGTTTTCCGGAAAATCTTCGGTCCCGGAAGATACTTTTGCGTATTGCACCTGGCCTGTACGCGTTGCGCTCGGTGAATACCACGAAAAGTTCATCTCCGACTCATCGCTCCCAGGCGCGAAGGCGATATGGGACGCAGAGTACGAATCATCCGCTTCGCTATCCAAAAAGCCCCTGTCCATAAATAACAGCGAGCTGGAAAGATGTGATTGAAAAGCCTGGCGCTGCCCTTCCATCAATTGCGCTGCACCTATCTCAAGTACGTCTTCTGCCGCTTCAGCTTGCCCCTCACCCAGCTGAAAAGCCGCAGCTCCTGCAACCATCGCCATGAGAAAAACGCGCCCTGCACCCCGCCACATCGTCTTCATTGCCCCACCCCTTCGTAAACAATTCGATCTATTATTTTTCAAATATTCAGTAATTAAATTTTATCATAATTCAATTGAACTAAAAAGAAATAAATTGTGAATATTTAGAACTATTTAAAAGGAATTGAAATTCTTTCTGTATATCCATGGCTATTCCTTAAGCAATGCTTCATCAATATATATTGAAAAGTATACCCAACCAAAAAAGCTTTTCCCGAAGAGCCCATGCTCAACAGAAAAAGCCTTTGCTGTAAACTTATCGTTCATTCCACGAACCCGAACTCCCTGAAAGGCGCAAAGCGGAATTTCACTTCACCGATCACGTCTTTTTCCTGGATGAACCCCAGTACGCGGGAATCCGTGCTATTGCCGCGATTGTCCCCAAGGACGTAATAGCAATCCGGGGGAACTGAAAATTCACTGGCCAATTGAGGCTGTGTGGTGAATTCGTCATTTCCGCCTCCATCCAGGTAAGGTTCGTCCAGCGGCTGTCCGTTCAGGATGATCTCCCCGCCCGACATCTGGATGTGGTCGCCCGGAACGCCGATGACCCGTTTGATGAATCGGCTGCCGTCCGGTGCGAAAAACACAATCGTATCGAAGTTGGTGATTGTTGTCGTTTTGCTCAGCACTAATTTATCGTTTTCATAATAACTCGGCTGCATCGAGCCGCCTTCGACGATGACCGGCTCGAACAGGAACTGGCGAACCCCAAAGATGATCAATGCCGTCAGCAGCAGCACTTTCATCCATACAAGCATTTCTTTGACCGGATCTTCGTACACTGGCTCTCCCCCGCCCCGTTTTTTCTCTAGTTTACTATAGCGCCTCACGCCTTGCACTCGGAGATTTCATACTCGATAATGAAACTGTATGAGTTGAAAGAATTATCAGATACGAGATAGTTTATTATCTTAATTCAAAAGGAGTGGGATTGATGAAAACATTATCTGCACAAGATGTCATTTACGCTTTTTCCAACACACATGAACCGAGCTTGCGTGCAGCGCCCGGCGATACCGTGAAGATCGATACCTTCGATTGCTTTAAAAACCAGCTCCAGTCGAGTGACCAGGAAGTCGCCGCCATCGACTGGGACCAGGTGAATCCCGCGACAGGGCCGATCTTCATTGAAGGTGCCGAAATCGGCGATGTGTTGAAAGTGGAGATCAAAGACCTCGAAATCGGCGAGCAAGGCGTCATGGTCACTGGACCAGACCTCGGCGTGATGGGCCACCGGATGGAAACGATGGAATCGAAAATCATCCCCATCCAAAATGGCAAAGCCATCTTCAATGAACGCCTGCAGCTGCCGCTGAATCCGATGATTGGCGTCATTGGCGTTGCCCCGGAAGGCGAACCCGTTTCCTGCGGTACGCCAGGCGCACATGGCGGCAATATGGATACGAAATTGATCACAAAAGGCGCAACGCTTTATTTCCCTGTGGCGGCTGAAGGCGCGCTGTTTGCACTCGGTGATTTCCATGCGGCGATGGGTGACGGCGAAATCAGTGTTTCGGGCATTGAAGTGCCGGGCAGCGCCACTGTCCAATTCGATGTCATCAAAGGCAGCCACCTGAAGCACCCTTTGCTTGAAAACGAAGAGGGCTTGGCATTTCTCGTCTCGGCGATGACCTTGGACGAAGCCGTTTCCACTGCGGTTGAGGAAATGATCGATCTATTGCTGCCTCAATCCAACTTATCCCTCAGCGAAATGACCATGCTCATGAGTGCAGCCGGTGAAACGCAGATCAGCCAAGTCGTCGACCCTCTTGTGACAGCCAGGTTCTTTGTTCCACACCATGTTCTGCAAGGACTAGGATTCCGTTTATTTTCTTAATATGGGAATTACAAGGAGATATCGAGCTGTTTAGACGTCTGAATCGTCAGACTTTTGAGCGACGAAAGATTTTATGTTACACTCAAGAAAAAATGTAGGTGATTAGAATGGTAGGAAGAAATGATCCGTGTCCATGTGGCAGCGGAAAGAAATATAAAAAATGTCACGGGAAACAACAGACAGTTTCCATCAATGATCTG
Coding sequences:
- a CDS encoding OsmC family protein, yielding MALHSFHLTADWPGNRNDVGTIETGNLKTQISIPPEMDGPGAGTNPDEMLLGAAATCYIITLAAMMERSKLAKESLTMESEGIVEVENGVITYKKIIHRPKVVLSPEAGEKEFKLAHKLAEKAESSCMITRAIQGNVAVELEADITRA
- a CDS encoding carbohydrate kinase family protein, coding for MEANRHVLTYGDAFVDYIASTKNNDLFDLYLGGATVNVSAGVSRLGVPSAFITITGDDEISDFFCQALRAEGVDLTHSIKRPEKRISGVYIHLTETNDRVFASYDNETPDLQVKADELADKAFESASLFHFCSGTLFHPEARETTAQALELAKSHGVICSYDVNIRPLRWESEELCRQTVLRFLPQADILKLTVEELLFLMEADSMEAGIERLKAYGLPVVFVTDGEHGTHAVFKDETTHVPVEPVKPVDTTGAGDAFMAGIIRHVHLNGMPKNQQQLIACADFGNKLGALCATRAGAITAMPRSEDMEDWE
- a CDS encoding carbon-nitrogen family hydrolase, with product MKIACVQMDIAFGEPEMNFQRVKNYLEEAAENGAELIVLPEMWNTGYALTQLDELADSNGRTVDFLKRFAKEHKVHIVGGSVSTKKEDGFYNTMYVVDQTGALVSEYDKAHRFGLMDEHIHLEEGESLGTFELAGETYGGVICYDIRFPEWLRAQVLNGAKAIFVPAEWPAARIDHWRILLQARAIENQCFIIAANRIGSDPKNEFGGHSMVIAPWGEVRMDMGQEQGIGYTDIDLSEVDEVRGRIPVFDDRRVPLYKKFEKSH
- a CDS encoding pyridoxal phosphate-dependent aminotransferase, yielding MDFSNRLQNLPDQFFALLVAKTAQAVEEGRDVINFGQGNPDQPTPAHIVKAMQQAVADPQTHRYSPFRGLSSLRKAAADFYKKEYDVDIDPDLEVAILSGTKIGFIELPLALLNPGDSLLLPDPGYPDYLSAAPLADIEFDLMKLKQETGYLPDYNDVTAAAKARAKLMYLNYPNNPTGATADIAFFDETIQFAKENGIGVVHDFAYGRIGFDGKKPVSFLQSKGAKDIGIEMYTLSKTYNMAGWRIGFAVGNAKMIEALNLIQDHLFAGVFPAVQLAAVEALNSSQQCVEELNALYEKRRQTLVDECRRIGWEFEAPKGSFFAWLPVPEGYTSIEFSDLLLDKVDIAVAPGSGFGPGGEGFVRVGLLVDEQRIIEAIQRIEKLGIFTK
- a CDS encoding purple acid phosphatase family protein, coding for MKTMWRGAGRVFLMAMVAGAAAFQLGEGQAEAAEDVLEIGAAQLMEGQRQAFQSHLSSSLLFMDRGFLDSEADDSYSASHIAFAPGSDESEMNFSWYSPSATRTGQVQYAKVSSGTEDFPENAAVTVEASLKNATYGYSAHEAVITQLENETDYMYRLGDGRGNWTQAFHFQTKDPSSYEFVMVADPQIGASGDIAEDQRGWGKTLRQAIDRSPDSSFILSAGDQVDARYSEKEYAAYFAPEPLRNYPTATTIGNHDDTYHYAYHFNVPNENLELGNYDNSGGDYYFSYGDTLFMNLNSNSQNPEEHIQFMEETAEATAGRDWKWKILVFHHSIYSAAAHSQSEVVLNLRDQLVPTIDELGFDAVLMGHDHSYVRTYQMENFQPLKNHMMDGEVPVNPEGTVYITGNTASGSKFYGMQTEREPYSAVREQWGVPTYMNIQVEPTRLRFETYRTDTEELVDEYEIIKDPSIETVVPALEKVELEASSTVLATEENSFYPETELKLKGENIEGGQYDISPDSVTYRTSSEDIQIKDGKVLAAEGADPGKVEVFAEVKDGDEVWESNAIEFELVAHEEIALLEAGSEWRYLDDGSDQKKDWIEAGFDDSEWVQGAGPLGFPEDEERPEFGPVETLVGYGGDETEKIALTYFRAAFEVEDAEEIGDLGYVEFGVDDAVILYLNGEEIMRFNIPETGEFGFEDYQEAVSDEDVGSEDRIERIYLDEEALAHLKDGENVLAAQVHQDDRFSSDLYWDMEMVVNKK
- the lepB gene encoding signal peptidase I — protein: MYEDPVKEMLVWMKVLLLTALIIFGVRQFLFEPVIVEGGSMQPSYYENDKLVLSKTTTITNFDTIVFFAPDGSRFIKRVIGVPGDHIQMSGGEIILNGQPLDEPYLDGGGNDEFTTQPQLASEFSVPPDCYYVLGDNRGNSTDSRVLGFIQEKDVIGEVKFRFAPFREFGFVE
- a CDS encoding acetamidase/formamidase family protein, with protein sequence MKTLSAQDVIYAFSNTHEPSLRAAPGDTVKIDTFDCFKNQLQSSDQEVAAIDWDQVNPATGPIFIEGAEIGDVLKVEIKDLEIGEQGVMVTGPDLGVMGHRMETMESKIIPIQNGKAIFNERLQLPLNPMIGVIGVAPEGEPVSCGTPGAHGGNMDTKLITKGATLYFPVAAEGALFALGDFHAAMGDGEISVSGIEVPGSATVQFDVIKGSHLKHPLLENEEGLAFLVSAMTLDEAVSTAVEEMIDLLLPQSNLSLSEMTMLMSAAGETQISQVVDPLVTARFFVPHHVLQGLGFRLFS